A genomic segment from Danio aesculapii chromosome 17, fDanAes4.1, whole genome shotgun sequence encodes:
- the pomca gene encoding proopiomelanocortin a yields the protein MVRGVRMLCPAWLLALAVLCAGRSEVRAQCWENARCRDLSTEENILECIQLCRSELTDETPIYPGESHLQPPSEQEQIDLLAPLSPVALAAPEQMEPASGPRNEHKRSYSMEHFRWGKPVGRKRRPIKVYTNGVEEESAETLPAEMRRELANNEIDYPQEAMPLNPQTRKDPPYKMTHFRWSVPPASKRYGGFMKSWDERAQKPLLTLFKNVMHKDQPRKDE from the exons ATGGTGAGGGGAGTGAGGATGTTGTGTCCTGCTTGGCTCTTGGCTCTGGCTGTTCTTTGTGCAGGAAGATCTGAAGTCAGAGCTCAGTGTTGGGAAAACGCTCGCTGTCGAGACCTCAGCACAGAGGAGAACATCTTG GAATGCATACAATTATGCAGGTCTGAGCTTACAGATGAAACCCCCATCTACCCTGGAGAAAGCCATCTACAGCCTCCCTCCGAGCAGGAGCAAATCGACCTCCTCGCACCCCTTTCCCCTGTCGCCCTCGCAGCCCCCGAACAGATGGAGCCGGCGTCCGGCCCTCGAAACGAGCACAAGCGCTCCTACTCCATGGAGCACTTCCGGTGGGGAAAACCGGTCGGCCGCAAACGCAGACCCATCAAGGTGTACACGAACGGCGTGGAGGAGGAATCCGCCGAAACGCTCCCGGCCGAGATGAGACGTGAGCTGGCAAACAACGAGATCGACTATCCGCAAGAAGCGATGCCTTTAAACCCGCAGACGAGGAAGGACCCCCCCTACAAAATGACCCACTTCCGTTGGAGCGTCCCGCCGGCTAGCAAGCGCTATGGAGGCTTCATGAAGTCCTGGGACGAGCGTGCTCAGAAACCCCTGCTCACACTCTTCAAAAACGTGATGCATAAAGACCAACCGAGGAAGGACGAGTGA